In Pyxicephalus adspersus chromosome 12, UCB_Pads_2.0, whole genome shotgun sequence, a genomic segment contains:
- the STON2 gene encoding stonin-2 isoform X3 has protein sequence MPFTTDNSSLQDDDELDMETAGWPSNTGPPNGHTETSSRFPSWVTFEDEIAPPSPRDSPRKPLESPKSPSTPDLASKPVGALKKRDRPKSSLVDLNRTQRLDFSSLHRQLSLNSTPTKAPNPFLDESLKDVQPSPINPFSSWFEEQERRSERSSVSSGPDSSQRNSISLLAEELDTDQFEDYRKKALQADAVEHLKQIHIDDPDSPGSPTLPDDPLKFDEPLGPSLTFTKPQPKDGWPMMLRIPEKKNIMSSRHWGPIYVKITEAGFLQLFYEKGLEKPFREFKLEVNHEIADPKLQNYDESGRIHTVRIDRVQYKEKRKYQPMPLVSHTGEREQVVKLGTTDYSDFISLIATVQDVLFHLPATVDLSTVHQNYMEEEITVDVKDEFRGILGKGEGQILEHSVVTRIHVLSFISGMVDCSLGLNDILIKGNEVVSRHDIMPTTTTKWVRLHECQFHASVDEEAFHGSRMVVFTPLDACRFELMRFRTFFSEKTLPFSLRTMACIRGAEVELQSWLVMSSGFSSNRDSLSQVPCENITIRHPVPPEWVNYFRRDSMLGEKSLKAKVNREASFGSPSLSGTEPAMRVTLGTAKYEHAYSAIVWRINRLPDKNSGSGQPHCFYCHLELGSDREVPRTFAKHVEVDYHMPATSASKIAVRSISVEDRTEIKKWVNYSAHYHYKVEIEQKKTLTPDMDGEAVDNPLECVTQ, from the exons ATGCCATTCACCACAG ATAACTCTTCCCTCCAAGATGATGATGAGTTAGACATGGAGACCGCCGGATGGCCATCCAACACTGGTCCACCTAATGGTCACACCGAAACCAGTTCTCGTTTTCCCAGCTGGGTCACTTTTGAAGATGAGATCGCTCCACCTTCCCCAAGGGACAGTCCTCGGAAACCACTGGAGAGCCCCAAATCTCCATCTACGCCGGACCTTGCATCTAAACCTGTTGGAGCCCTAAAGAAAAGGGATCGCCCTAAAAGCTCGCTGGTTGACCTGAACAGGACACAGAGGTTGGACTTCTCATCATTGCACAGGCAACTCTCATTAAATTCCACCCCAACCAAGGCTCCCAACCCATTCCTAGATGAGTCCTTGAAAGATGTCCAACCATCGCCCATCAACCCGTTCAGCTCATGGTTTGAGGAGCAGGAAAGACGTTCTGAGCGCTCTTCTGTATCCAGCGGGCCAGACTCCAGCCAAAGGAATTCCATCTCGCTTCTTGCTGAAGAACTCGATACCGATCAGTTTGAAGACTACAGGAAGAAAGCACTGCAGGCTGACGCCGTAGAACATCTCAAACAGATTCATATTGATGACCCCGATTCCCCTGGTAGCCCCACCTTGCCAGATGACCCTCTGAAATTTGATGAGCCCCTTGGCCCTTCTTTGACTTTTACCAAACCCCAGCCAAAAGACGGCTGGCCAATGATGCTCAGAATTCCGGAGAAGAAGAACATCATGTCCTCGAGGCATTGGGGTCCCATCTATGTCAAAATCACTGAAGCCGGCTTCCTGCAACTCTTTTACGAGAAGGGTTTGGAGAAACCATTTAGGGAATTTAAGCTAGAAGTCAACCACGAGATTGCAGATCCTAAACTTCAAAACTATGACGAAAGCGGCAGGATTCACACTGTCCGCATTGACCGGGTACAGTACAAGGAAAAACGCAAGTACCAGCCAATGCCTCTGGTCAGTCACACCGGAGAAAGGGAGCAAGTGGTCAAGTTGGGAACCACGGACTACTCTGACTTTATAAGCCTGATTGCCACTGTCCAGGATGTCCTCTTCCACCTTCCGGCCACAGTAGACCTCAGCACTGTGCACCAAAATTACATGGAGGAAGAGATCACCGTGGATGTTAAAGATGAATTCCGTGGAATCCTTGGCAAGGGGGAAGGTCAGATACTCGAACATTCTGTGGTCACACGTATCCACGTTCTTAGCTTCATCTCAGGGATGGTGGACTGCAGCCTTGGGCTGAATGATATACTTATTAAGGGCAATGAAGTTGTCTCCAGGCATGACATCATGCCAACCACCACCACCAAGTGGGTGAGACTCCATGAGTGCCAATTCCATGCGTCTGTGGATGAAGAAGCCTTTCACGGCTCTAGAATGGTGGTCTTCACCCCACTGGACGCCTGTAGGTTTGAACTCATGAGGTTcaggacatttttttctgaaaagacaTTACCATTCAGTCTTAGGACCATGGCCTGCATTCGCGGTGCGGAGGTCGAGCTCCAGAGTTGGTTAGTCATGTCCTCAGGCTTCTCTTCCAACAGAGACAGCCTTTCACAGGTCCCTTGTGAGAACATCACCATCCGGCATCCGGTGCCACCAGAGTGGGTCAACTATTTCCGGAGAGACAGTATGTTGGGTGAGAAGTCCCTGAAGGCCAAAGTCAACAGGGAGGCCAGCTTTGGTTCTCCAAGCTTATCTGGGACAGAACCGGCCATGAGAGTGACACTGGGAACGGCCAAGTACGAGCACGCCTATAGCGCCATCGTGTGGAGGATAAACAGACTACCAGATAAAAACTCAG GATCGGGTCAACCCCACTGCTTCTACTGCCATCTGGAGCTCGGATCAGACCGGGAAGTACCACGAACCTTTGCCAAACACGTAGAGGTAGATTATCACATGCCAGCGACCTCAGCTTCAAAGATCGCCGTGCGCTCCATATCAGTGGAGGACAGGACAGAAATCAAGAAGTGGGTCAACTATTCCGCCCATTATCACTACAAG GTGGAGATTGAGCAGAAGAAGACGCTGACCCCGGACATGGACGGTGAAGCTGTGGATAATCCTCTGGAATGTGTGACTCAGTAA